A stretch of DNA from Nostoc sp. KVJ3:
GAGTTGATAAAATCTGAAGATGGAGAAAATTCCTTTGAAGAAACTTGATCGCCTTGTCGTCATCAGTAGCGATCGCCCATTTTCGGTGAACAGCGATCGCACAAGTTGCAGATTCGCCATCATCAAGTTCAACAGCATAATTTACAAAAGATTCCTCCTCCTCTTCTGACTCAAAATCCACAACTTTTAGTAAACCAAGTTTAATAGCTTCTTCAAACTCTAACACAGCATCATTTTCTTCTTCTTGAAGTCGTTGGAGTGTTTTTAATTCACGTTCTTGTACAACTGTAGTAACGACAATTTCAGCAGGAAGAGATTTCAAAATTGCCAGAAATTGACCCGACGCACAAAAGTTGATAACACAACAAGCATCAAGAAGAATATGAGAGTGAGTAATTTCCATGAATTGACCTCACTTCCCAGCAGTTTGAATTTGACGCAAATCAAAATCCGTATCTTCCTCCCTCATTCCGCTTGAATACTCCCTTAATGTCTCAGCGATGCGACGGGCTTCTAAGCGGTCAACATGGAGAAATTCAGCAAAACGCCCTTCAGTAATCAAACCTTGGTCTAATGCCTCAATTGCGAGATGCTGATAATGAAGTGGCATTATATCAATCCTTTGGGGGATTTGTTCTAAGCCAAGTTCCTCCTGTACCTTTCTGACTTTTAAACCTCGATCTCGTAATTTATCCCAAGTTCCTGAAGGTAGAAGTTCCATTTCCTCTAACCGATAAACTAGTGCTTCTACGGACACTCCATAGTAATGCGCTAGTGTAAATAAATTAGTCGGGGTGAATTTGCCGTGTGTACGGTACATATCATTAAACCGCTTCAGCAATCCACTGGTAGGCATGAGGAAATACTTAGGGAAAGTTTCCGCTAATTGCTCACTTTCAGGAAATCGCTGATATTGACCATCAAAGTGGAACTCAGGTTTTTGCCGATGTGCCAAAAAATGAAGGTATCCATGCGCCATTGACCAGCGTCTTCGCTCCTCTGGATGATTAGCATTGATGGCCATACAACCACCGACTTGCTCGTTATAGCTATACACTTCTGAGTATTTTTGTGGCATCTGCAAATAGAAGATACGTAACCCCACATCTTGTTCTAGGATGTCCCGCAGTTGTGAAATAGGAGCATCACCTAAACCCAGCCGTTGACGCTCTGCAACTGCTATACTCTCCGCAGCCGATTTGATCGGCATATCGGTTACTTGATACTCAAGAGGATAGTTTTGCGGCAGTGGCGCGTCCATAATCTTCTCAAGTTCTAGGTAATTCTGACATAATTCCTCTAAATGAAGAATGAATGGTTCAATTTCTGCCTGTTGTTCCTGACTGCGTTGATAAACTGCTCGGAACTGTACTTCAAAAGGTTGCACTACTGGGCGCGATCGCACAAAGTCACTCACAGAACGTCCATAAGCACGAGCAAGTTTAATCAGTTCATTGGCTTTAAGACGGCGTTCTCCCTTCTCAATTGCAATCATAGTGGTGCGTGCAGCATCAATCACCTTGGCTGCATCAGCTTGAGTCAGTCCGCACTTTTTACGGGCTTGTTGTAAAAGTTCCCCCAATGTCCGCAGGTCAATGTTATCCAGAATATTGGTAGCCATAATGTTTTTCCTCAACCTTGTTGAGATGAGACTACGTATCTGCTAGATGCTTTCTGATAGTTGCCTTTATTTAATAACCCGTCTGCAATCTGCGATTCCACCTCATTCCATTCGGAAAGATAATTTTGATAAAGTTGAATTAAACGACTTCGCATATCGGCAGGTAATAGATTTTCTGCCATAGCAGTTCGATCAACAATATCATCTAGCACTGGAAACTTTTTGGTTAGAGTTTTCCAAGGTTCATCTGAGACACCCAGCAAAGAATCAAGGGTGTGAACCTGTGCCTGCATATTTAGGAAACATAAGCTGGGGTGTTTGACTGGACGCTCTCCATGCAATACTACATAGCGAGTTCTATCTTTTATGCCACTGGCTGCAAGTGATTGTCGCCTTAAAAGACAAGAGGAGCAGTAACCACATTGAACTGGCTTTTGACGATGTGGACTGTCACAAGACATAGTTAAAGGTGGTAAGTCGTCTCTCCCATTTTTAGCCAATGCTTTACACATTTCGGCTTTAGTCCAAAATAGAAAGGGGTTTTTTACCTGGAACTCTTCTCCTAAAAGCTCAGAAACAAGATCACTTACCATCAGCAAAGTCAGAGGATGAACAGAACGAGAGTGATCTAACCCTACAGCAGATTCACGATAGGGAAGGTTGATTGCACCAATTCCGTTTTCATACAGATAAAGAACCTTTTCCCCCATAAGGTATGCACACGCAGAACCAAGAAGAGTGAAGACAACACCCCGCGCGCGGGAAAGCTTGTTTTTTTGCTGCTCACTACTATCATCAAATAGGATTGGGACGCGGAAAAAATCGTCGCAACGACAGGGGAAGAGAGATTGAATTTTCTTAGCTACTTTTTTCTGGCGAGTAAATACACTATTGTTGCTGCCAGTTCCAAACAAGACGAACTGTTTTTCTGGATACATTAACAGGCGAGTGTACAAACCTGCCAGCGCATCCAGTCCACCACTCCACAACGTCACTTCACATCCTTGGGGTACTATCTGAAGAGATTGGTGTTGTTCAACAAGGCGTTCCGGTGCAATCCGTTTTTGGAAGTCGAAAACCCATTCGCTATCAGTTGTCCATTTTAGCAGGTCATCTAGCTTTGTACGAAATGGTTCAGCACTAAACAATTCTGGATGACGTAATGGCAGTATCACATAAAATCGGCGCTGCTTCTTTGTAAGACTTTGAGGAGCAAGACGATCTGAAGTATATATGGCAACAGCAAGGTCAATGAGATCGGCAACAATAGCTGGAAACTGTGCCTTAACCCTATACTTGAACTCTGTATCGTCCACATTTATACCAATAGTTAGCTTCTGATCCTGGGAGTGATCAATAAACAGCACAGATCCATTACTATTCGACACAGATTGAAAGTGCAAAGTGTAATCGCTGTAATCACTTTCGTTAAGTTTTTGCTGAAGCGAAGGTCTGTAGTTCATAGCAGATCCTCGTCAAGGTCTATTTCTTTGACTTGTGATCGCCGATTTCGTCTGAGCTTGGCTACACCCTCATCTACATTCGCCTTTTTTGCCCATGCACTGATCTGGGCAAACATGTCTTTCCTTAGTACCTCTATACGCTCTGTAAAAGTTAAATTGTCAACTTTGGCGTGGTCATTGGGAATTAGTGGAATTCGCCCCTCAAATTCTGATACATACACTTTCTGCATATATCCTTCTATGACTGCCTCTGAAATCTTGCTGATGTTAAATTGCTGGCCATAACGCAAATCATTAAGAAAACTCTTTCCAGCATCAAGGATAAGTGACTTAGTTCGACTTGGTATGTTGGCTTGTTGTGCTAATCTATCAAGTTTTTTACTTAAATCGGCAAAATCTATAGATTCATTATTACTCGAATCTTTAATTACTTGGGTTAAGAGTTCCCCCATACCCTTGGCTATCACAATAGCAGCATCACCTTTTTTATTGAGATCCTTCCTTAAGGCTTCCATCATCATCCAGGCACATTCGTTGCGTTCAAGCTTACCTTCACAAAGTATTCGGTATGGCTTTTGATAAAGTCCTGAAAGCCCATGAAATCTATCCCCATCAGGCATGGTTCGACCTCCAATGCTAGAACCCTTTATATGATAAAGTTAGCTTATATATCCAACAATGTCAATTCTTAAGATGTAATTTTACCAAAAATGTCAGGTTTGCTCATTCAGTAGATAAATAGGATGATGGCATCACCGTGGTGCCATCACCGTGCCAAAACGGGAAAATTGTACGCTTTGGCTAAAATCCTTGCTATGACTGTGTTTAATGAACGAGAGCGCTAAAATGCGTAACACACAATACGCAAGTACAAAGTATGAGTAATCGTTTTCAAAAGCCATGCCCTGACCATATAGATTCTGGTAATGCTGGCAGAACTCTTAGAGACACTAATTCCACTCCACAGCAAAAATCTAAGGCTGGGTTTCTTTTAAACCAATGTAAACAATGTGGAGGGTGTAAAAAATTTTAGAGCAAGTGCCAACCTATATTTATCACTCTTGACTAGCTAACGCCTTTCCAGATGGTGCAGAGTACTGGCAATACTCTGCACCAATCAACTGAGGGTAAACAGCCGCTCACGGGTGCTGTAGAAAAGTGAGTGGCTAAGATGCTTGCTGGGCAATACTTTCAGCCTTAGCGTACATTTTACCCGTTTTGGCACGGTGATGCCAGATTGGTTGAGGGATTTTTGGTAAAATATTTCAAATAATTCTCAAGGTTAGTAGGATGAAACCAGACGCATTAGAGCTATGTCATCAAGAGTTTAAAAACAATTCCGTGAGGTTTTTGTTAGCAATCGCAATTGAGCCTGGGTATTTTCAAAGCTTTGAAGAGATAGTACAGGCTGTCTCACTTGAAAGTGCTATCCCATACAAAGATTTAGCATCTTATCAAAAAGACTTTCTTCGTAGCTGGGATGAGGTTTATGAAAAGGCTTCTGCTGAGGCTTACCGACGTGAAAACCGAGAAAGTCCTAACTTGAACTGGTTTGAGCAAATGCAACAGTGCCACCAGAAGAATGAACTACTCACTACAGGTAATTTTAGTGGAGACGTGAGGGAGAGGAAACTATGACTGAATTAAGCAAACCTAAATCTTCAATGGAACGCCTTGAGCGCATGATCCGAGCTAGCTGGCTAGTAGAAATTCAAAAAGAGTTGATTAAACGTGATGAAAATCCTTTATTGGTAAATTTAGACAACTGCCATTTGTTTGAGAGGTTAACACCGCAACAAGCTGCTGATGCGGTAATCAAACTACTTCATACAAAATAGAAATTATGCCTAAACAACAAAAAATAAGCGGAGGTGGAATCGACTTAATAGAAGCGCGAGTTTGTGAATTAGATGAAAATCTCGAATTAAGTACTAAAAATATTTTTGATATTGTGTGTCAGGAATATCACCTAGTTGCTGACTTGATAGAAAAAGAACTAAATTGTAAATGTCCATTTGCCTTGATTGGCTTTTTAAGGGAGCTAGAACAGACAGAACTTTCTGATTATTCTGTAATTGAACTACCCCAAACTCGCTTCTCTACGAGACGCTCCGCGAACGCCTGAGCTTGGATATGAGTGATGAGTAAACACCTTCATCTGTGGGAAAAACTCAATGAACGGCAGCAAGCCACACTCACTGCCATTTACCGTACTGACCAGTCGGTGGAGGCAGCAGAAAAAGAAGGTTGGCGATTAGGTTCAATCAGAGAGAAAGCATCTGTATGGCGTAATCTGCAATATTATTTTGAGCCAACAAGCCACGAAACTTTATTGCATAAGTTGCTATCCCTTGCTGGTGTAGTTGACCAGGGATTAGGTTCCACTCTTCAAGTTTTGGAACGACACAAGTTAATTGAATGTAATTATTATAGCAGCGAACTAATTTCCATCAAGCTCACCACAACTGGACGTGCTGTAGCTCGTGCTGGTTTGGGTGAATCAGCACCTAAAAAAACACCCAAAGGACAATTAAAACCAAGGCAATGGGAGGCACTTTGTACAGCATATCAAGCTGGTGAATTAGGGATAGATAGTGGCTTAAGCTTTGGGGATTATGCCGGGTTTAGTTGGCAATGGACTTGGTTGAGATTGCGAGATTATTACGGAACAGATAACGGCTTAGTCAAAGAAGTTGGCTACTGGAACAAAGACAGTAAGCACTCAACCAAGCTGGTTATTACTCAGCCTGGGATAGAGTTTTATCGACAGCAGTGGTCACAATATCGCGCTCTCTACCCTGATGTAAATGCGCCCAAACCTGATTAAGGTTATTTACCTGCTACTCTAAGCAATTGTAAATTTATCACCCTCCCTTAAACATTGGATACATCTCTTGCGCGATCGCTTCTAACTTATCACCATGAGGATGAGGACGAGCGATCCGAACCCCTTCATCCCACCACGAACAGCCGCCAGCCAAACTATAATGCAGCGTAAGGGTGACTTCATGCCAATCACCGGATAAAAATAAACGAGTATCTTTCAATGCAAAAGCTAGATTAAAATCAAATCTATCTCTTCGATAATATTTATGAAATGGATTACTATGTGGCCTATCCTCAGAAGTAGATTCACTAAGATATGCCAGAAAATTCATTTCTATCCAATTATCTACTTTAAAATTAAATTCGGGGATTATCCTAAAGTGTGTGTGCGGATAGTGTTTTTCTGCAATTTGAATTAAAATCAGTTCGGTTTCAGGTAATACCGCTTGCATAATTTTTGACCACAGTTCGCAAAACTAAAAAAGCTTGTCAAACAGATCACTACAGATAAACTACTGTCCCATTTCTGCCATAAGGCATTGAAGCTCCCAAGTCAGCCCTTCAAAGTCAGGCATATTTTCCTCTCTATCACGCGAGTAAGCGCTTGGTTCTATGCCGATAACTTCAGTTCCCACACGCACATCTGCTACGTGATTCATTCGGCTGCATAAGGGCATTGCAAGTGTATCTCCTATTTTTTTGTAGGTGTCTTCGCCGCTTGGGAAACAAAATAAATCGCCGCGCTGTAAATCTGAGAATTTCATACAACTAACAAGTTTTACTCTTTTTGGTTGGGTGATAACTCAACGTATCAGATTACAAATCTGAACTATTTGGTTGCAATAGAGCCTGTTGAATCTGCTTGTCGGTTGCTAATTTCATTGGGTTAATATCTTCATTAAGAACAAAAATCCCTTCTTCTAATTCAACCAAATCACCCACTGAAAATTGACAATCAGCATCCATTGCCGGGTGCATCATCATCCAAGCGTCGTGACTGGCTAATTGTTTTCCATTAGGCATGAAAACTTTGTGGATCATGGACATTCCTCCGAAATGCAGCACACGGATATTAAAAGGATAACTTATCGATTTGCGCCCTCATGTAAGCTAGGGCTGATTGAATATCTGAGAATGCTTGCTTTTCTTGTGACACCATTTCTGATTGCACAGGTACATATAATTCAGCCAAGTAGGAGTACAAGTATGGATCAAACCACACGTCAATAATGCAGTCTTTATACCAACCTTGCGAATAGTATTTATCGATCTGTTCTTTCATGTAAGCTACAGCCGATTGAATATCTGAGAATGGTTGCCTTTGTTGTAACAACATTCTATTGCGTACCGGGGCATATAATTCAGCCAAGTAGCAGCCGCGCCTGTCATCACGCCAAATATCAATGCTACAACCCTTGTATCTCTCGGAGTGCTTTAAATCCTCGGACAGTAAATCAATCATGATGAACACCCATAAGCTTATCTTCTAGTAAACCAGAAAACCATCCAGGATTACCCAGATGGTTGGTGATTATTCCCAATTTTGGGAAAATATTTACTTGTCTACTGACCTAACTTTGCTTGGCAGGTAAGCGCTTGCCGACATACCTTATTCCCTCATACAAACAAGGGCTTTCTTCTTTGTATTGATACGGATATTTGTATGTAGTGCAAATCTCTCCGCTTACCTCTACATACATTGATTTAGAATAAATTTCCTGTCCTGGACAAATAGAAATATGTTCCGCCCAAGTCAAATCTTGTAAGTGATAATTGGTGGCGTAACCTGTTTCATGGTTATGCTCTGTTGGGATTGATTCTTTTTTGATGTCGTACATTGAAATGCTCCGAAACAAACTTATTAATGTAAATACTATTTGCGTACTTGGAACCCAGGAACACACTCAAGGAACAAATAGAGGAACGAGGAACAGGAACGCTACAAGCCTTGTTCCTGCGTCGTTACTGGGGCTTATGTCTGCCATCTGTATCCCGTTCCTGGTTCCTGGTTATGCCGTGGGGGTATAGCCAATTTCGTTATCTCCGTCGATTAATTTAAGTGTTATCAACTCACTAATTCCCTCTTTTACAGTAGCGGTGATTGGTGCTTCCTCTCCCCACCGACGAGATTTTCTAACCGCGTCGAACTTCACCGGAGGATTACCAGATTTTATGATTTCCAGAATTGTAGACGCAATTATAGATAGGTTGGGAATGTTAACCCTTTCGGCTGAAGGAAGTTCTAAAAAACGTTCAAGCTGCTGCCTTGTATCGGATTGTTGAATAGAGGTTTTCTGCTCTACTACGCTGTTCTGTGTAGCATCCACAGCCTCTAAACACTGCTCTCTGTAAGTTTGATATTCGGCATAAATAGAATTAGGTACTACACCAAGCACCCAATTATTATTATTAGACAAAATCAAAGGTTCAGTTCCAGAGTCTAGTCCATCAAGTAAAATCTTGAGTTCTGATCGCTTTGCGCCATTGCTAATTAAGTGGGCATTGCTTAGTGCAAGCTCAATGAATTCCCGCTTGTTATTTTTGGCTAAAAATATAATGTCCCCAACGCTCCGCGAATCTCTACTTCCGCAAAAGGGTAATGCATCTAGGTTGGGTGAGTGAGAACTTACCCAGAGAGATAAATTATATTCACGTCCTACCAACCAAGCCTCATTTAGAGTTGCCTGTAAATGCCCTGCTAATGACACTAACCCCAACTCTTTCTTATCTGATATAGCGTAGCTACCGGGGTCAATCCAGACGTTCTTAAGGGCATTCTCAAACAACAAATTCATTGTCAAAAAGTCATCTAGGAACACACGGGTTATTTTTCCTCCTTTCATTCCACAGTCGATAAACTTGATGATTGCCAATGCCGCAGCTACGGGGCTGTCTTTCACAGCGATCGCATGAGTAGCGAATCTCTTAAAAAAGGCGACATCACTCTGTTTGACCACCACAGCAAGAGATTGGAATTTATCACCATATTTGGTTCTGAGTCTCCCCCATGCTGTACCTAGAAACGTAGTCTTCCCTGCACCCGGAGAGGCAATAATCACACATCCACCCAAGGTTTTATTATCAGCAGTTAATACCAGTGCATCAAGAATATTTAATGCCGTTTGGTGATGGTTCGGTGCTGAGGAGAGAGTGTGGTTTAATACCGCAGGGATGGCACTTTCATGGGCATTGCTTGCTTGAAGTAAAGTTGGTTGAGTGTGAATACTTGTTTGGTCAAGAGAGATTATTGTCTGTGCTTGAGCAAGAAGCTCATTGCGAGATATCCCCATCCGTTCAGCCGAGTAATCGGTAGCTACTGCTAAGGCATTTTTACCATCATTTCTGATTAAATGACCCCTATGATTAATATTTCCCTTTGATGCATCCCACAGGCTATCAAGGAATAGTTCTGACCCAGACAAATGCCATAGAATAGCCCAGTTTTTAGGAGTGCTGGAGTTAAGAGCTAATCTATATCTTTTAACTTTCTGCACAACTTCAGAAACTTTCTGATTTCTCAGGTAGCTCCCACTAATTATTACTCCTGCACTGCTGACCGCAGAACTCGCTACAATTAGACCTAAAATAGGATTTAGTAAGGTAACTCCGGTTAGAGCGAGACATCCTGAGAACCCACTAGCAATTGATGCCCAATGCAGGAAGTTAGACTGGTTTTCGCTATTGCATTCTAACTCTTCAAGTTCCCTTATAAATTGCTGAATTATTTTAATTTTTGATTGCAGTGTATCAGAATCTTGCTCCTTGATGTGGGCAAAGAACAAGGCTTTTAAT
This window harbors:
- a CDS encoding XRE family transcriptional regulator, producing the protein MATNILDNIDLRTLGELLQQARKKCGLTQADAAKVIDAARTTMIAIEKGERRLKANELIKLARAYGRSVSDFVRSRPVVQPFEVQFRAVYQRSQEQQAEIEPFILHLEELCQNYLELEKIMDAPLPQNYPLEYQVTDMPIKSAAESIAVAERQRLGLGDAPISQLRDILEQDVGLRIFYLQMPQKYSEVYSYNEQVGGCMAINANHPEERRRWSMAHGYLHFLAHRQKPEFHFDGQYQRFPESEQLAETFPKYFLMPTSGLLKRFNDMYRTHGKFTPTNLFTLAHYYGVSVEALVYRLEEMELLPSGTWDKLRDRGLKVRKVQEELGLEQIPQRIDIMPLHYQHLAIEALDQGLITEGRFAEFLHVDRLEARRIAETLREYSSGMREEDTDFDLRQIQTAGK
- a CDS encoding 7-cyano-7-deazaguanine synthase; this encodes MNYRPSLQQKLNESDYSDYTLHFQSVSNSNGSVLFIDHSQDQKLTIGINVDDTEFKYRVKAQFPAIVADLIDLAVAIYTSDRLAPQSLTKKQRRFYVILPLRHPELFSAEPFRTKLDDLLKWTTDSEWVFDFQKRIAPERLVEQHQSLQIVPQGCEVTLWSGGLDALAGLYTRLLMYPEKQFVLFGTGSNNSVFTRQKKVAKKIQSLFPCRCDDFFRVPILFDDSSEQQKNKLSRARGVVFTLLGSACAYLMGEKVLYLYENGIGAINLPYRESAVGLDHSRSVHPLTLLMVSDLVSELLGEEFQVKNPFLFWTKAEMCKALAKNGRDDLPPLTMSCDSPHRQKPVQCGYCSSCLLRRQSLAASGIKDRTRYVVLHGERPVKHPSLCFLNMQAQVHTLDSLLGVSDEPWKTLTKKFPVLDDIVDRTAMAENLLPADMRSRLIQLYQNYLSEWNEVESQIADGLLNKGNYQKASSRYVVSSQQG